A DNA window from Kitasatospora atroaurantiaca contains the following coding sequences:
- a CDS encoding ATP-binding domain-containing protein: MSDVDPGRDNAPGQRADAVAALAEAIRVVGQQPPGPDTAGAEAAPAAAADEHRAEALRATGEVLTAGGAPAEFAAAAVTALGEGAAETLKADPWAVLSLPGVRPEQADGFARGLLGSEAGPGDPRRAQALVPWLLEQEALRGHSAVEIGEVATGLEKLALPDAAAALQEVVVDGRVMAFQEELPGHRSTSEEDEPPMRTVLALERLALAEESLADGLVRVMSTFVPGEEEPGEDGPGEEAAEEEAAAPGPAAWEAAAAAAPSASAAALIRAVADSALVAHTGGEASRAEPAALLSAAQGLGLRAWAATWTDQGRDSLAALLPDSGSTAAQVTTLPELLAGTAGPGRAEDGSLALDVLLVLDAPLLDVELAATLLEAVADGTRLVLSGDPGQLWSAGPGRFFADLLAAKACPTVASRTPDFGPIGELVSGIGIGELQTVEAPEKEVVILTAKDGGEAVHRAVQLLTDSIPRALGIPVEQVVLLTPGHGGSAGTRALNAAAKARLNPGPGRFGGFDPGDRVVYSPAPGITRPGRVLDGDASGLHLELSDGTRLTVTPAQASRLRHGWALTVHQAVGRRWPGVVAVLPDDAAAGLTRQWVYTAFGRAERHLSVVHAAGQALPQAVAERPARPRTTRLRAILAEHGEQAH; encoded by the coding sequence ATGAGCGACGTGGATCCCGGCAGGGACAACGCTCCCGGGCAACGTGCGGACGCCGTCGCGGCGCTGGCTGAGGCGATCCGGGTGGTGGGGCAGCAGCCGCCCGGCCCCGACACGGCCGGCGCCGAGGCCGCCCCGGCCGCCGCAGCCGACGAGCACCGGGCCGAGGCGCTGCGGGCCACCGGCGAGGTGCTGACGGCGGGCGGCGCCCCGGCGGAGTTCGCGGCCGCCGCCGTGACCGCGCTCGGCGAGGGCGCGGCCGAGACGCTGAAGGCCGACCCGTGGGCGGTGCTCTCGCTGCCGGGCGTACGGCCCGAGCAGGCGGACGGTTTCGCGCGCGGGCTGCTGGGCTCAGAGGCCGGCCCCGGCGACCCGCGCCGCGCGCAGGCCCTGGTCCCCTGGTTGCTGGAGCAGGAGGCGCTGCGCGGGCACTCGGCGGTGGAGATCGGCGAGGTGGCCACGGGCCTGGAGAAGCTCGCCCTGCCGGACGCGGCCGCCGCGCTCCAGGAGGTCGTGGTGGACGGCCGGGTGATGGCCTTTCAGGAGGAGCTGCCCGGCCACCGGAGCACCTCCGAGGAGGACGAGCCGCCGATGCGGACGGTGCTCGCCCTGGAGCGGCTCGCGCTCGCCGAGGAGAGCCTGGCGGACGGGCTGGTACGGGTGATGTCGACCTTCGTACCGGGCGAGGAGGAACCAGGCGAGGACGGTCCGGGCGAGGAGGCTGCTGAGGAGGAGGCAGCCGCTCCCGGGCCTGCCGCCTGGGAGGCCGCGGCCGCCGCCGCTCCGTCTGCCTCGGCCGCCGCGCTGATCCGGGCCGTCGCCGACAGCGCCCTGGTCGCGCACACCGGCGGCGAGGCGTCCCGCGCCGAGCCGGCCGCGCTGCTGAGCGCTGCGCAGGGCCTCGGGCTCCGCGCCTGGGCGGCCACCTGGACGGACCAGGGCCGTGACAGCCTGGCCGCCCTGCTGCCGGACTCCGGTTCGACGGCCGCGCAGGTGACCACCCTCCCCGAGCTTCTGGCGGGCACCGCCGGTCCCGGCCGGGCCGAGGACGGCTCGCTCGCGCTCGACGTCCTCCTGGTCCTCGACGCCCCGCTGCTGGACGTCGAACTCGCCGCGACCCTCCTGGAGGCCGTGGCCGACGGCACCCGGCTGGTCCTCAGCGGCGACCCCGGCCAGCTCTGGTCCGCCGGGCCCGGCCGGTTCTTCGCCGACCTGCTGGCGGCCAAGGCATGCCCGACGGTCGCCTCCCGGACGCCCGACTTCGGGCCGATCGGCGAGCTGGTCTCCGGCATCGGCATCGGCGAGCTGCAGACCGTCGAGGCGCCGGAGAAGGAGGTGGTGATCCTCACCGCCAAGGACGGCGGCGAGGCCGTGCACCGCGCCGTCCAGCTGCTCACCGACTCCATCCCGCGCGCGCTGGGCATCCCGGTCGAGCAGGTGGTGCTGCTGACTCCGGGCCACGGCGGAAGCGCCGGCACCCGGGCCCTGAACGCCGCGGCCAAGGCCAGGCTCAACCCGGGCCCGGGGAGGTTCGGTGGCTTCGACCCGGGCGACCGGGTGGTGTACTCCCCCGCCCCCGGCATCACCCGCCCGGGCCGGGTGCTCGACGGCGACGCGTCCGGGCTGCACCTGGAGCTCTCCGACGGCACGCGCCTGACGGTCACCCCGGCCCAGGCCTCGCGGCTCCGGCACGGCTGGGCACTGACCGTCCACCAGGCGGTCGGGCGGCGCTGGCCCGGCGTGGTGGCGGTGCTGCCGGACGACGCGGCCGCCGGGCTGACCCGGCAGTGGGTCTACACGGCCTTCGGCCGGGCCGAGCGGCACCTGTCCGTGGTGCACGCGGCCGGTCAGGCGCTGCCGCAGGCCGTCGCCGAGCGGCCGGCCCGGCCGCGCACCACGCGTCTGCGGGCCATCCTGGCCGAGCACGGCGAGCAGGCGCACTGA
- a CDS encoding aldo/keto reductase, whose translation MEKRHLGRTGLRVSRLGLGTMTWGRDTDEHEAAEQLKAFVDAGGTLVDTADVYADGGAEYLLSRLTDSLIPRSELVIATKAGSVPDSDRRFDASRGRLLAALDASLHRLGTDYVDLWQVHAFDPATPAEETLQALDLAVASGRARYVGVSNFSGWQLAKAATWQRGHASRVPLASTQMEYSLLQRGIEREVLPAALDAGVGLLASSPLGRGVLTGKYRHGVPPDSRGASPYLSGFVQPYLGDRSRRIVDALATAADGLASSPLAVALAWVRDRPGVSSTLVGARTATQLQSALSVEALTLPGEIRGALDDVSAPVHRYPDPGWTEL comes from the coding sequence ATGGAAAAGCGTCATCTCGGCCGGACCGGGCTGCGGGTCTCCAGACTCGGTCTCGGCACCATGACCTGGGGCCGGGACACCGACGAGCACGAGGCCGCCGAGCAGCTCAAGGCCTTCGTCGACGCGGGCGGCACCCTGGTGGACACCGCGGACGTGTACGCGGACGGCGGCGCCGAGTACCTGCTCTCCCGGCTGACGGACAGTCTGATCCCGCGTTCCGAGCTGGTGATCGCCACCAAGGCCGGCAGCGTCCCGGACTCCGACCGCCGCTTCGACGCCTCCCGCGGGCGGCTGCTGGCCGCCCTCGACGCCTCCCTGCACCGGCTCGGCACCGACTACGTCGACCTGTGGCAGGTCCACGCCTTCGACCCGGCCACCCCGGCCGAGGAGACCCTCCAGGCCCTCGACCTGGCGGTCGCCTCCGGGCGCGCCCGGTACGTCGGGGTTTCCAACTTCAGCGGCTGGCAGCTCGCCAAGGCCGCCACCTGGCAGCGCGGCCACGCCTCCCGGGTGCCGCTCGCCAGTACGCAGATGGAGTACTCCCTGCTGCAGCGCGGCATCGAACGCGAGGTGCTGCCCGCCGCGCTCGACGCCGGGGTCGGGCTGCTCGCCTCCTCCCCGCTCGGCCGGGGCGTGCTCACCGGCAAGTACCGGCACGGTGTCCCGCCGGACTCCCGCGGCGCCTCCCCGTACCTCTCCGGCTTCGTCCAGCCCTACCTCGGCGACCGCTCGCGACGCATCGTCGACGCCCTCGCCACCGCCGCCGACGGGTTGGCCAGCAGCCCGCTCGCGGTCGCGCTCGCCTGGGTCCGGGACCGGCCCGGTGTTTCGAGCACGCTGGTCGGCGCCCGGACGGCCACTCAGCTGCAGTCGGCACTGTCGGTGGAGGCCCTTACGCTTCCGGGTGAGATCCGCGGTGCGCTGGACGACGTGTCGGCGCCGGTGCACCGCTACCCCGATCCGGGCTGGACGGAGCTGTGA
- a CDS encoding LLM class F420-dependent oxidoreductase, protein MRLGINLGYWGLGMDADNIAVAQEADRLGYSVCWAAEAYGSDAATVLSFVAAKTERIDVGSAIFQIPARTPAMTAMTAATLDTLSGGRFRLGLGVSGPQVSEGWYGVKFDKPLARTREYVEIIRKAMSRERLVHEGANWTLPLPGGPGKPLKLTVHPVREHIPLYIAAIGPKNLEQTGEIADGWLGIFFDPEHAALSIDPLKAGRAKVGQTLDGFDLCPTVTISVGEDVKAAADTQRSYAALYIGGMGSKEKNFYNQLARRMGYEQAADEIQEKYLAKDYAGAAAAVPHDLIDSTSLLGTKERIADRMQAYADAGVTTLTLAPAGFTLEERITALRTGVEALELAGLA, encoded by the coding sequence ATGCGACTCGGCATCAACCTCGGCTACTGGGGACTCGGCATGGACGCCGACAACATCGCGGTCGCCCAGGAGGCCGACCGGCTCGGCTACTCGGTGTGCTGGGCCGCCGAGGCGTACGGCTCCGACGCCGCGACCGTCCTCAGCTTCGTCGCCGCCAAGACCGAGCGGATCGACGTCGGCTCGGCCATCTTCCAGATCCCGGCCCGCACCCCCGCGATGACCGCGATGACGGCAGCCACCCTCGACACCCTCTCCGGCGGCCGCTTCCGCCTGGGCCTGGGCGTCTCCGGGCCGCAGGTCTCCGAGGGCTGGTACGGCGTCAAGTTCGACAAGCCGCTGGCCCGCACCCGCGAGTACGTGGAGATCATCCGCAAGGCGATGTCCCGCGAGCGCCTGGTCCACGAGGGCGCCAACTGGACGCTCCCGCTGCCCGGCGGCCCCGGCAAGCCGCTCAAGCTGACCGTGCACCCGGTGCGCGAGCACATCCCGCTCTACATCGCCGCGATCGGCCCGAAGAACCTGGAGCAGACCGGCGAGATCGCCGACGGCTGGCTGGGCATCTTCTTCGACCCCGAGCACGCCGCGCTCTCCATCGACCCGCTGAAGGCCGGCCGCGCCAAGGTGGGCCAGACCCTGGACGGCTTCGACCTCTGCCCCACCGTCACCATCTCGGTCGGCGAGGACGTCAAGGCCGCCGCCGACACCCAGCGCTCGTACGCGGCGCTCTACATCGGCGGCATGGGCAGCAAGGAGAAGAACTTCTACAACCAGCTCGCCCGCCGGATGGGCTACGAGCAGGCCGCCGACGAGATCCAGGAGAAGTACCTCGCCAAGGACTACGCGGGTGCCGCCGCGGCCGTCCCGCACGACCTGATCGACTCCACCTCGCTGCTCGGCACCAAGGAGCGGATCGCCGACCGTATGCAGGCCTACGCCGACGCGGGCGTCACCACCCTGACCCTGGCCCCGGCCGGGTTCACGCTGGAGGAGCGGATCACCGCGCTGCGCACCGGCGTCGAGGCCTTGGAGCTCGCCGGTCTCGCGTGA
- the corA gene encoding magnesium/cobalt transporter CorA yields the protein MIVDCAVYRNGHRTEDPVDFSDALDAARAAGDSFVWLGMYEPTEEEFDLVSDEFSLHPLAIEDAVSAHQRPKLETYQDSLFMVLKTIGYHEDGHAVSTGEVMIFLGDCFVVTVRHGTDSPLAKLRAELEKQPDVLKHGPSAVLHSVCDTVVDHYVDVAAELQTDLDELEASVFAPGRAAVGTAERIYDFKRQLVACRRATAPLQEPLLRLAGGSVPFIEEKALPYLRDVADHLAKANDQVESLDRLLSDILSANLAQVSVQQNNDMRKISAWAALVAVPTMIAGIYGMNFQHMPELRLIWGYPAAVAAMVLVCILLYRVFKRSGWL from the coding sequence ATGATCGTCGATTGTGCCGTCTACCGGAACGGCCACCGCACCGAGGACCCGGTCGACTTCTCGGACGCCCTCGATGCCGCCCGGGCGGCGGGCGACAGCTTCGTCTGGCTCGGGATGTACGAGCCGACCGAGGAGGAGTTCGACCTGGTCTCGGATGAGTTCAGCCTGCACCCGCTGGCCATCGAGGACGCGGTGAGCGCGCACCAGCGGCCGAAGCTGGAGACCTACCAGGACTCCCTCTTCATGGTGCTGAAGACGATCGGCTACCACGAGGACGGCCATGCGGTCAGCACCGGCGAGGTGATGATCTTCCTGGGCGACTGCTTCGTGGTGACCGTCCGCCACGGCACCGACAGTCCGCTCGCCAAGCTGCGGGCCGAGCTGGAGAAGCAGCCGGACGTCCTGAAGCACGGGCCGAGCGCGGTGCTGCACTCGGTCTGCGACACCGTGGTGGACCACTACGTCGACGTCGCCGCCGAGCTGCAGACCGACCTCGACGAGCTGGAGGCCTCGGTCTTCGCCCCGGGCCGGGCCGCGGTCGGCACGGCCGAGCGCATCTACGACTTCAAGCGGCAGTTGGTGGCCTGCCGGCGCGCCACCGCCCCGCTCCAGGAACCGCTGCTGCGGCTGGCCGGGGGCAGCGTCCCGTTCATCGAGGAGAAGGCGCTGCCCTACCTGCGGGACGTGGCGGACCACCTGGCCAAGGCCAACGATCAGGTGGAGTCGCTGGACCGGCTGCTCTCCGACATCCTGAGCGCCAACCTCGCCCAGGTCAGCGTGCAGCAGAACAACGACATGCGGAAGATCTCGGCCTGGGCGGCCCTGGTGGCCGTGCCGACCATGATCGCCGGCATCTACGGGATGAACTTCCAGCACATGCCGGAGCTCAGGCTGATCTGGGGGTACCCGGCCGCGGTCGCGGCGATGGTGCTGGTGTGCATCCTGCTGTACCGCGTCTTCAAGCGCAGCGGCTGGCTCTGA
- a CDS encoding histidine phosphatase family protein — MPTLLLVRHGRSTANTAGILAGWTPGVDLDDTGRTQAVALAGRLAGIPLVQAVSSPLERCRQTLEPLLAARPELGPAALDERLGECHYGDWTGRPLGELATEPLWRTVQDHAAAAAFPGGESLRELSHRTVTAVREWNDKIAVEHGADAVWIACSHGDVIKAVVADALGLHLDHFQRISVEPCSVTAIRYTPQRPFVLRVGDTGSLASLAPRPDAPAPSGDAVVGGDTGRS, encoded by the coding sequence ATGCCGACCCTGCTGCTCGTCCGCCACGGCCGCTCGACCGCGAACACGGCCGGAATCCTCGCCGGTTGGACCCCGGGGGTGGACCTCGACGACACCGGACGCACCCAGGCCGTGGCGCTGGCAGGCCGGCTGGCCGGGATCCCGCTGGTCCAGGCCGTCAGCAGCCCGCTGGAGCGCTGCCGGCAGACCCTGGAGCCGCTGCTCGCGGCCCGCCCCGAGCTCGGACCGGCCGCGCTGGACGAGCGGCTGGGTGAGTGCCACTACGGCGACTGGACCGGCCGCCCGCTCGGCGAGCTGGCCACCGAGCCGCTGTGGCGCACCGTCCAGGACCACGCCGCGGCCGCCGCCTTCCCGGGCGGGGAGTCGCTGCGGGAGCTCAGCCACCGCACCGTCACCGCCGTCCGGGAGTGGAACGACAAGATCGCCGTCGAGCACGGCGCCGACGCGGTGTGGATCGCCTGCTCGCACGGCGACGTCATCAAGGCCGTCGTCGCCGACGCGCTCGGTCTGCACCTCGACCACTTCCAGCGGATCTCCGTCGAGCCCTGCTCCGTCACCGCGATCCGCTACACCCCGCAGCGCCCGTTCGTCCTGCGTGTCGGCGACACCGGCAGCCTCGCCTCGCTGGCACCGCGGCCCGACGCACCGGCCCCGAGCGGCGACGCCGTCGTCGGCGGCGACACCGGCCGGAGCTGA
- a CDS encoding DUF3090 domain-containing protein — protein sequence MPRQVFFYDQPERFVAGTVGQPGARAFYLQASARGRITSVLLEKTQVAALAERIDQVLDEALRRSGGSAAIPAVAPSELADAAPLDLPLEQEFRVGTMALAWDSLDECLVVEAQAVVEGAEDDEEEAEAVFEDEENGPDMLRVRMTGAMARVFAKRALDLVAAGRRPCPFCNLPLDPEGHLCPRANGYRR from the coding sequence GTGCCTCGTCAGGTCTTCTTCTACGACCAGCCCGAGCGGTTCGTGGCCGGCACCGTCGGTCAGCCAGGCGCGCGGGCGTTCTACCTGCAGGCCAGCGCCAGAGGCCGGATCACCAGCGTGCTGCTGGAGAAGACCCAGGTCGCGGCGCTCGCCGAACGGATCGACCAGGTCCTGGACGAGGCCCTGCGGCGCAGCGGGGGCTCGGCCGCGATCCCCGCCGTCGCCCCGTCCGAGCTGGCCGACGCCGCACCGCTGGACCTCCCGCTGGAGCAGGAGTTCCGGGTCGGCACGATGGCCCTCGCCTGGGACAGCCTGGACGAGTGCCTGGTGGTCGAGGCGCAGGCTGTGGTGGAGGGCGCCGAGGACGACGAGGAGGAGGCCGAGGCCGTCTTCGAGGACGAGGAGAACGGCCCCGACATGCTCCGGGTCCGGATGACCGGTGCGATGGCCCGGGTCTTCGCCAAGCGCGCCCTCGACCTCGTCGCCGCCGGGCGCAGGCCCTGCCCGTTCTGCAACCTGCCGCTGGACCCGGAGGGCCACCTGTGCCCGCGCGCGAACGGCTACCGGCGCTGA
- a CDS encoding SCO1664 family protein — translation MADPAVSAALAADADGALRLLREGALTVHGRVADASNAVLYCTATLDGVTAPCVYKPVAGERPLWDFPDGTLAGREVASYEVSAATGWALIPPTVLREGPHGAGMVQLWVEPDPEAPELLDLQDPAGAEPGWLPIIRAEVGEGRTALLVHRDDDRLRRLALLDAVLNNADRKGGHWIAAADGRLYGIDHGVTFAVPGKLRTLLWGWAEQPVPEDALDVLGGLAETLDGALAERLRPHLTEAELQATRGRVAELRRTGRHPLPSPDWPSIPWPPV, via the coding sequence ATGGCCGACCCCGCCGTCAGCGCGGCCCTGGCCGCCGATGCCGACGGCGCCCTGAGGCTGCTGCGCGAGGGCGCCCTCACCGTCCACGGCCGGGTCGCCGACGCGTCCAACGCGGTGCTGTACTGCACCGCCACCCTCGACGGGGTGACCGCCCCCTGCGTCTACAAGCCCGTCGCGGGCGAGCGGCCGCTCTGGGACTTCCCCGACGGCACGCTGGCCGGCCGCGAGGTCGCCTCGTACGAGGTGTCCGCCGCCACCGGCTGGGCGCTGATACCGCCCACCGTGCTGCGCGAGGGGCCGCACGGCGCCGGGATGGTCCAGCTCTGGGTCGAGCCCGACCCCGAGGCCCCCGAGCTGCTCGACCTGCAGGACCCGGCGGGTGCCGAGCCCGGCTGGCTGCCGATCATCCGGGCCGAGGTGGGGGAGGGCCGTACGGCGCTGCTGGTCCACCGGGACGACGACCGGCTCCGTCGGCTGGCTCTGCTGGACGCCGTCCTGAACAACGCCGACCGCAAGGGCGGCCACTGGATCGCGGCCGCCGACGGCCGGCTCTACGGCATCGACCACGGTGTCACCTTCGCCGTCCCCGGCAAGCTCAGGACGCTGCTCTGGGGCTGGGCCGAACAGCCCGTCCCCGAGGACGCCCTCGACGTCCTCGGCGGGCTTGCGGAGACGCTGGACGGCGCACTTGCCGAGCGTCTGCGCCCTCACCTCACCGAGGCCGAGCTGCAGGCCACCCGGGGCCGCGTCGCCGAGCTGCGCCGCACCGGACGCCACCCGCTGCCCTCGCCTGACTGGCCGTCGATTCCCTGGCCGCCGGTCTGA
- the mshC gene encoding cysteine--1-D-myo-inosityl 2-amino-2-deoxy-alpha-D-glucopyranoside ligase — MHAWPASEVPALPGQGLPLRIHDTAAGCTREVVPQDGTARLYVCGITPYDATHLGHAATYNAFDLVQRVWKDAGHDVLYVQNVTDVDDPLLARAVETGQDWTVLAERETALFREDMTALRMLPPAHYIGAVESIPWIVPLVKKLLASGAAYEVDGDIYFSVESDPRFGQVSGLSREEMIPVFAERGGDPDRPGKKHPLDALLWLSARPGEPAWDTELGHGRPGWHIECVAIALEFLGMSFDIQGGGSDLSFPHHEMGASHAQVASGNHPYARAYVHAGMVALDGHKMSKSRGNLVFVSTLRREGVDPAAIRLALLAHHYRSDWEWTKGDLDRAVERLARWRAAVSRPDGPSAEALLAEVRAALAEDLDAPAALAAVDRWAAQQAETGGTEIGAPGLVSRTVDALLGVAL, encoded by the coding sequence ATGCATGCCTGGCCCGCCTCCGAGGTTCCCGCCCTGCCTGGTCAGGGGCTCCCCCTTCGTATCCACGACACCGCCGCGGGCTGTACCCGGGAGGTCGTGCCGCAGGACGGCACCGCCCGGCTGTACGTCTGCGGCATCACCCCCTACGACGCCACCCACCTGGGCCACGCCGCGACCTACAACGCCTTCGACCTGGTGCAGCGGGTCTGGAAGGACGCCGGCCACGACGTCCTCTACGTCCAGAACGTCACCGACGTGGACGACCCGCTGCTGGCGCGGGCCGTCGAGACCGGCCAGGACTGGACGGTGCTGGCCGAGCGTGAGACCGCGCTGTTCCGCGAGGACATGACCGCGCTGCGGATGCTCCCGCCGGCCCACTACATCGGCGCCGTCGAGTCCATCCCGTGGATCGTCCCGCTGGTCAAGAAGCTGCTGGCGAGCGGCGCCGCGTACGAGGTCGACGGCGACATCTACTTCTCCGTGGAGTCCGACCCGCGCTTCGGCCAGGTGTCGGGGCTCAGCCGCGAGGAGATGATCCCGGTCTTCGCCGAGCGCGGCGGCGACCCGGACCGCCCCGGCAAGAAGCACCCGCTGGACGCCCTGCTCTGGCTCTCGGCCCGCCCCGGCGAACCCGCCTGGGACACCGAGCTCGGCCACGGCCGCCCCGGCTGGCACATCGAGTGCGTGGCCATCGCGCTGGAGTTCCTGGGCATGTCCTTCGACATCCAGGGCGGAGGCAGCGACCTCTCCTTCCCGCACCACGAGATGGGCGCCTCGCACGCCCAGGTCGCCAGCGGGAACCACCCGTACGCCCGCGCGTACGTCCACGCCGGCATGGTGGCGCTGGACGGCCACAAGATGTCCAAGTCCCGGGGCAACCTGGTCTTCGTCTCCACGCTTCGCCGCGAGGGCGTCGACCCGGCGGCGATCCGGCTCGCGCTGCTCGCGCACCACTACCGCAGTGACTGGGAGTGGACCAAGGGCGACCTGGACCGCGCCGTGGAGCGGCTGGCCCGCTGGCGTGCGGCGGTGTCCCGTCCTGACGGGCCGTCGGCCGAGGCGCTGCTGGCCGAGGTCCGGGCCGCGCTCGCGGAGGACCTGGACGCACCCGCGGCGCTGGCCGCGGTGGACCGCTGGGCGGCGCAGCAGGCCGAGACCGGCGGCACCGAGATCGGCGCACCCGGGCTGGTGTCGCGCACGGTGGACGCGCTGCTGGGCGTCGCGCTCTAG
- a CDS encoding PAC2 family protein, which produces MIELEDVPELIDPVMVCAFEGWNDAGDAASAAVGHLDETWGGKVFAALDAEDYYDFQVNRPTVWLDGGVRRITWPTTRLSVVRVTEPKTRDLVLVRGIEPSMRWRSYCNELLGFAHELGVELVVILGALLGDTPHSRPVPVSGVTSDAALARSLDLEESRYEGPTGIVGVLQEACAHAGVPAVTLWAAVPHYVAQPPNPKATLALINKLEDLLDLRIPPGDLTEDSRAWQLGVDQLAAEDSEVAEYVQQLEEAQDTAELPEASGDAIAREFERYLRRRDNLGPTGEKPVAGHATAERPTEPEPKDGKDSKETKDGKDTTEDGDDEPESDEE; this is translated from the coding sequence GTGATCGAGCTGGAAGATGTTCCCGAGTTGATCGACCCGGTGATGGTCTGCGCGTTCGAGGGCTGGAACGACGCGGGTGACGCCGCCTCGGCGGCCGTGGGGCATCTGGACGAGACCTGGGGCGGCAAGGTGTTCGCCGCGCTGGATGCCGAGGACTACTACGACTTCCAGGTCAACCGGCCCACCGTGTGGCTGGACGGCGGGGTGCGCCGGATCACCTGGCCGACCACCCGGCTCTCGGTGGTGCGGGTGACCGAGCCCAAGACCCGGGACCTGGTCCTGGTCCGCGGCATCGAGCCGAGCATGCGCTGGCGCTCGTACTGCAACGAGCTGCTCGGCTTCGCCCACGAGCTGGGCGTCGAGCTGGTGGTGATCCTCGGCGCGCTGCTCGGGGACACCCCGCACAGCCGTCCGGTGCCGGTCAGCGGGGTCACCTCGGACGCCGCGCTGGCCAGGTCGCTGGACCTCGAGGAGAGCCGGTACGAGGGGCCGACCGGGATCGTCGGCGTGCTGCAGGAGGCCTGCGCGCACGCCGGGGTGCCGGCCGTCACGCTCTGGGCGGCCGTGCCGCACTACGTCGCCCAGCCGCCGAACCCCAAGGCCACCCTGGCGCTCATCAACAAGCTGGAGGACCTGCTCGACCTGCGGATCCCGCCGGGCGACCTGACCGAGGACTCCCGCGCCTGGCAGCTCGGGGTGGACCAGCTCGCCGCCGAGGACAGCGAGGTGGCCGAGTACGTCCAGCAGTTGGAGGAGGCCCAGGACACCGCGGAGCTGCCGGAGGCCTCGGGCGATGCGATCGCCCGGGAGTTCGAGCGCTACCTGCGGCGCCGGGACAACCTCGGGCCGACGGGCGAGAAGCCGGTCGCCGGGCACGCCACGGCGGAGCGCCCGACCGAGCCGGAGCCGAAGGACGGCAAGGACTCCAAGGAGACCAAGGACGGCAAGGACACCACGGAGGACGGGGACGACGAACCGGAGTCCGACGAGGAGTGA
- a CDS encoding SGNH/GDSL hydrolase family protein, with protein sequence MRHQILAAAVALPLVLGASPASAAQPGAHYAALGDSYAAGVAAGSYDKASGDCHRSARSYPALWAAEHHPAAFLSVACSGAATQHVIRDQLPRVPADSTLVTLTVGGNDLDFATAAAACLQPLTTDARCDRALDESERLLREELPGNLEQTYRAVSAAAPAARVVVTGYPHLLETGTTCWVGTDARRARFNALTDRLDELIQRQADKQGFRFADVRSPFSGHGVCARSGEEWITRIVLTSIWESFHPTPEGQARGYLPNVSAAAAE encoded by the coding sequence GTGCGCCACCAGATCCTCGCCGCCGCCGTCGCCCTCCCCCTCGTCCTGGGCGCGAGCCCCGCCTCTGCCGCCCAGCCCGGCGCGCACTACGCCGCCCTCGGCGACTCGTACGCCGCCGGGGTCGCCGCCGGCTCGTACGACAAGGCCAGCGGCGACTGCCACCGCAGCGCCCGCTCCTACCCCGCGCTCTGGGCCGCCGAGCACCACCCGGCCGCCTTCCTGTCCGTCGCCTGCAGTGGTGCCGCCACCCAGCACGTGATCCGCGACCAGCTCCCGAGAGTCCCGGCCGACAGCACCCTGGTCACGCTCACCGTGGGCGGCAACGACCTGGACTTCGCCACCGCGGCGGCCGCCTGCCTGCAGCCGCTCACCACCGACGCCCGCTGCGACCGGGCCCTGGACGAGTCCGAGCGCCTCCTGCGGGAGGAGCTGCCGGGGAACCTGGAACAGACCTACCGGGCCGTCAGCGCGGCGGCCCCGGCGGCCCGCGTGGTGGTGACGGGCTACCCGCACCTGCTGGAGACCGGGACCACCTGCTGGGTCGGCACGGACGCCCGCCGGGCCCGGTTCAACGCGCTCACCGACCGGCTCGACGAGCTGATCCAACGTCAGGCCGACAAGCAGGGCTTCCGGTTCGCCGACGTCCGGAGCCCCTTCTCCGGTCACGGAGTGTGCGCCAGGAGTGGCGAGGAGTGGATCACCCGCATCGTCCTCACCAGTATCTGGGAGTCCTTCCACCCGACCCCCGAGGGCCAGGCCCGCGGCTACCTCCCGAACGTGTCCGCGGCCGCCGCCGAGTAG